In Canis lupus familiaris isolate Mischka breed German Shepherd unplaced genomic scaffold, alternate assembly UU_Cfam_GSD_1.0 chrUn_S2184H2384, whole genome shotgun sequence, the following proteins share a genomic window:
- the LOC119878983 gene encoding CMT1A duplicated region transcript 15 protein-like protein, producing MFSCCRPTSGGSGSQEPQGCRLFQCCRLWLQHKNQRLRAFIRRRRQGARASAGKAPPICPTKPSRTELLEQEFQQLLPALLRRDVISVFIFLDNCHGFATTDEVLDLLFTK from the exons ATGTTCTCCTGCTGCCGGCCCACCtctgggggctctggctcccaggaaccccaggggtgCCGCTTGTTCCAATGCTGTAGGCTTTGGCTCCAGCATAAAAACCAACGCCTCAGGGCGTTTATCAGGAGGCGCCGTCAG GGTGCAAGGGCCTCGGCCGGGAAGGCGCCTCCCATCTGCCCGACGAAGCCCAGCCGGACGGAGCTGCTGGAGCAGGAATTCCAACAACTGCTGCCCGCCTTGCTGCGCAGGGATGTCATCTCCGTTTTCATCTTTTTAGACAACTGTCATGGATTTGCCACCACCGACGAGGTGCTGGATCTGCTGTTTACGAAGTGA